AGCGGGGCGGCCGCGGTTCTGCCGGCGATGGGGCTAACCTTCATCGCCTTCGAGGGGTACGACCTCATCACCACCGTCACCGAGGAGGTACAGAACCCGCGTGAAAACATCCCCAAGGCGATATTCATCAGTCTCGCTGTTACGGTTGTCGTCTATCTGGCAGTTGTGACCGTCGCCGTCGGCACGCTCGGGGCTCAAGGACTCGCCGACGCCGGCGAGGCGGGCATCGCCACGGCAGCCACATCGTTCATGCCGACCGGATTACCGATTATCCAGAACGGTGGTGCACTCATTGTTTTCGGGGCCGTGTTCTCGACACTCACCGCCCTCAACGCAGTCGTCATCGCGTCGTCACGCGTGGCGTTCTCGATGGGACGTGAGGGACAGTTGCTCCCGTCGATCGGTCAGATTCACCACCGCTACGGGACGCCGTTCGTCGCAATCCTCGCCAGCGCAGTCGTGATGCTCGGGTCAGTGGCACTGCCGACACAAAGTGCTGGCAACATGTCGAGCCTGTTTTTCCTGTTATCGTTCGTCATCGTCAACGTCGCCGTCATCAGACTCCGCAGGGAGCGCCCGAACATGAACCGGCCGTACGAGATGCCGTTCTACCCGGCGCCGCCACTGATTGGTATCGCGCTCAATCTGCTTCTAACAGGGGTGCTCGTGGAGTACCTGCTCCGAACAGATCCATTGGCGTTGGCACTCAGCATGGCGTGGATTCTGCTCGGAGCCCTCGTGTATTTCGCGCTTAAACGTGTGAGAGAGCAATCGGACCGCGAACAGGCGGCTGCCGCCACTGAAATAACACCTGAAGCTGAAGACTAACCATGACTAGTGACCTCGACATTATCATCGCTGGCGGTGGACGCGTCGGTTTCCAAACAGCCGAGATACTCGCTGACCGCGGTCACGACGTGACGATAATCGAACGCGATGACCGGATTGTCTCGGATATCGCCGATCAATGGATAGCGACTGTTATCCAGGGTGACGCGACAAATCCGGATATCATCGAACAGGCAGGCCTTGAGCGAGCGGACGTAATTGCCGCGCTTACGGGTGAAACAGGGCTAAACCTCGCGGTCTGTTTAGCTGCTGCAGAGTTGACACCCGACATCCGAACGGTCGCCCGTATCGACCGCACTGGCGGGGAGTCATACACCCGATTTGTCGACGCAGTGGTCTTTCCCGAACGGGCCGGCTCGAGGGTGGCAGCCAACGAAATCATAGGGAGTGATGTCCAGACGCTCGCCGACGTGACGGGCAACCTTGATATCATGCTCATCCGCGTTGCTGACGACGCCCCGGCCGCCGGAAAACCCCTCTCAAATGTCCGCTTTCCCGAGGGAACCCTCGTCGTGTCCGACGCGAACGGTGAGCGAATCGCTCGTGCTGACACGATCCTGACACCGGGGAGCAGCTACGTCGTCGCTGTCGAACCTGCTGTGGTCGATGAGGTCATGCATTTGATGCGTGGCTAGTGACCCGTGGTCGGTCCTATTCCCTGATGGAGAGAGCCGCGTGATTTCCTCGTTCCGATGAACAGCCACCGACGGCCAGTATTGTTGCACCGGACTGTGTGGGCATCGCTGCAGTCGGCCCAGTCGCGCCACCTACACACGCCGCGATAGCGACGCTCGCAACTCGCCGGCGAGTTCGCGGTGGCCGTCTTCGGCGAGGCTGTCGGCGACCACTTTCAGTGCTACCGCGGCGCCGCCGACGTAGAGGCTGCCGCTGTCTTTCTCGACGACTACCACGTCGGTCACCTCGGCGACGGCCCGGAGACTTGCCCGTGCGTCGTCGGTCAGGTCACCGAGCAGGAACGTCAGCGTCGCGCCGTCGTCGGTGCCGCCGGCGACCGTCTCGCCGAGGGCCTGATGCCGGGCCACCTCCCGCAGCGTCACGTCGGTCAGTTCCGCCACGGTGGGGCCGGGCTCAGTTTCGGCACGCGTCGTCCGCTCGTCGCCGAGCGCGTCGGCCACCTTGACCACGTCGTGGGTCTCGCGTGTGTCGTGCGTTCGGATGATGTGGGCCCCGCGTTCGACTTCCATCGTCGCCGCAGCCAGTGACACGGCGAGTTGGTTCTCCGTCTCGGGCTGGTCGGCCAGGTCACCGAGGAAGTCCTCGCGGTTGGTCGCCGTGAGCATCGGTCTGTCGAAGGCGCGGAACTCTCGGAGGCGGCGGAACATCTCCCAGTTGTCCTCGAACTCCTTGCCGTCGTACCAGCCGCCGAATGCCGGGTCGATGATTGTCTTGTCCGTGAACCCGTCCCGCTGGAGCGCCTCGAAGATGTCGTCGATGCTCTTCAGCGCGCCGGGCCGGGCCAGGTCCGGCGGACTGGCCATCTTGACGACCGGCATGTCGTGGTCTTCGACGACACCTTTCATCTCCGGGTCGGCGAAGCCACACACGTCGTTGATAAGGTCAAACCCGTGGCCGATGGCCTCCTCGGCGACCTCTGCGTACCGAGTTTCGAGCGACAGCGGCACGTCGGCGTCGAGTTCGTCGACGAGCGGCGCGACCTCTTCGAGCCGGTCTTTCTCCATCTCGACCGGCTTGGACTCGTACTTGGGGTTGGCCGACTGGAGGCCGACGTCGATGATGTCTGCGCCGGCGGGGACGAGGTTCTCCTCGATTGCGTCGGCGGCTTCCGCGGGGTCCAGATACACGCTCGGCTTGTACCCGGAGTTCGAACTCATGTTCAACACGCTCATGACGCGTGTCGGGTGCCCATCACCCACCGGGAGGCCGTCGATTTCGACCGTTCGCATACCGCTCCCTGAGGACTGTGGATACAAAGGTCCCGCGACATCGGCGGACCGACGACGCTATGCTACGTATCACTGACACGAGATCACCGCGTTTTATATATACGGTTGCATGAATTATACGGGATGGGTGGGGAGTTAATGGTCGCATTCGATCTCGATTCGTTCGAGGCCGTAACACAGCAGTTGATGGCTGCGGAGTCCGAGCGTGAGATATGCGAGATCGCAATGTCGGGGATTTCGTCTGTGTTCGACGTGCCACTCGGAGCGCTGTGGCTGTATGACAGCGACGCGTCGGAACTGCAGTTGGCGGCGTCGACGGAGCGGGCGGACGAGGTATTCGACTGGCCGGTCACCTACCGGCCCGGCAACAGTCTCTCGTGGGAGGCGTTCGAGCAGGACGAAGTTCGGACGTACTCGGAACTCGACGACGAGCAGCGCCAGTACAACGAGAACTCGCCCGTCAGCAGCGAGATCATCCTGCCGCTTGCCGAGTACGGCGTTATCAACATCGGGTCCCTCGCCCCCGTTACGTTTGACGGCGAAACGCTTCGACTCGCCCGGATGTACGCGACGCACGTCCAGGCAGCACTGCAAAAAGCCGAGCGCGAGCACGACCTCCGCGTCCAGCGCGACCGGATGGAACAGTTCATCGGCGTCGTCTCCCACGACCTCAGAAATCCCCTCCACGTCGTCGAGGGGCGACTCGAACTCGTGCGAGAGACCGGCGACCTGTCCCATCTCGAAGATGCGGAGGAAGGTGTGGCTCGCATGGAAGCGCTCATCGACGACCTGCTGACCCTCGCAAAGAAGGGGTATGCGGTCGAAGACCGAACCGCCATTTCGCTCGATACCATTGTCGAACAGACCTGGGAGATGGCCAGAACGGCTGACGCAACGCTGCGGGTCGAAGGGTCCGCCCCGGTGTTCGGTGACCAGAACCGCCTCAAACAGGTGTTCGAGAACCTCTTTCGGAACGCGGCGGACCACGCGGGCGACGACGTGACCGTCTGGGTCGGTCCGATTCTCGACGACGGGACAGCCGAGATAGACACTGCAGACGAGCGAACCGAGGGCCGCGTGACCGGCTTCTACGTCGCTGATGACGGGCCCGGCATCCCCTCCGATGAACTAGACTCCCTTCTCTCGGTAGACAGCTTTTCAGGGAGTGACACCGGCCTTGGCCTGTCTATCGTAACGCAGATAATCGACGCCCACGGCTGGGACATCTCGGTGACAGAGAGCAGGGCCGGCGGCGCACGATTCGAAGTGACTGACGGGACGAAACCAGTCTCACCGTTCCACTCCTGGTAGCGCGGAGACGGCGACTGACAGCGTCCGAACCGGGTCGACCGACAACGCCCGAATCGGGTATCAGTGCTGTCCACGACGGGATTGACAGATTTATTTGCTCGCCCGCTATATGGTACGCCAGTGCAGACTCCGGAACAGGACATCGAAGCCGTGCTGACAGAGTCGGGCCCGGATTACGAGGGGTTTCAGTTCGAGACACCGGGTGGGGGCCACCAGAGCGATGTCTACATGGTAACGCTACGCCACAAGGGCGAGGCGTACGAGGTGGTCGTGAAATTCAAGCCACAGGGCGATGTCCCGTTCGCCGTCGAACCCTGTCTCCACGACTTCGTCGCCGCCCGGACCGACGTCCCTGTTCCACGCATCCTCGTCTACGAGGACGACCCCGACGCCGACGTGCCGCCGTATTTTGTCACCGAACGCATCCACGGCGAGAACCTGGCCGAAGAGTTCGCCGGGCTTTCGACCGAGGACCGACGGCGGGTGCTAGCCCAGTCCGGTCGGATTCTCGGCGATATGCACTCTGAGATCGGATTCGAGGCGTTCGGCCGACTCACGCTCCACGACGACCGGATCATCGTGAGTGACTGGATGGGTAACTGGCGGGAGTACTTCGAGAGTCTCACCAGATCCCACCTCTCTCATCTCGACGGGACGCCCTTCGAGGACATGACAGACCGGGCGTGGGACTGTATCGAACCGGCCCTGAGTATGGTGCCCGAGGACGGCGTTCCGCGGCTGGTACACGACGATTTCAGGCCGGCAAATCTGATGTTCGAGCAGACGGAGGAATCGCCGATTACAGCTGTCCTCGACTGGCAGGACGTACTCGCAGCGCTGCCGGAGTACAACCTCGCACAGACCGAATTCCTCTTCATCGACTCGTCGTTTCAGGACCCGGAGCTGCGCGATTCGCTCCGGACGGTGTTCCACGAGGGGTATCAGGAGATGCGCCCGATGGAGTTCGACGAGGGCTACGAGCGGCGACGGCCCCTCTACCAGCTCTCGACGCTCCTGTGGCGGATGGCCGGATTCGAGGCGGTCTTCGCCGACGAGTCCGGCCTCGCCGCCGCTCGTGCCGAAGCCCAGTACCGCCAGCAGTTCGAGCGGCTCGTCGAGGAGATACAGGCGGATTAGGCCGTCTCGGGCGATTGCCCGCTGTCGACAAGCTCCCACACAGACTCCCAGTCGAGTGTCGTCTGTGCGCCGGGTGACTGCGCTGCGAGCGCGCCACAGGCGTTGGCGACTGCGAGCGCCCGTTCCGGATTGGTCTCCTCTGCACTGGCGAGAAGGTACCCGGCGGCGAACGCGTCCCCCGCGCCTGCGGTGTCCACAGATTCTATGGGATACCCGGCGTTCGTGACTGTCCGGTCGTCGATATAGGCTGTCGCGCCGCAGTCCCCGTGTTTGACGACGACCGTCGGCACTGTGTCGAAAAGGCCGCTGTCCTCGGCGTGGTCGGCCTCCCGGTCGTTGCAAAACAGGAGATCCGCGTGTGAGAGCACCGCCGAGTAATCGCGGTACGGGAGCCGACGGCCGGGGTCGAAGCTCACCGGGACGTCCGCGGCCGCGGCGTCGCGGGCGAGCGTCGCAGCCGTCGCGGGGTCCTGGCCGGTCAGATGGAGGTGGTCTGCCTCGGCCAGGGTCTCGGCCGGGAGATCTGACGCACAGAACGCCTCGTTGGCCCCGTCGTTTCCAAGCACCGCGACGCCGCCGTTCTCGTCCACGATGAGGTA
The genomic region above belongs to Haloarcula hispanica ATCC 33960 and contains:
- a CDS encoding APC family permease produces the protein MSKSQTRSPEAELGLLDATMIGMGAMIGAGIFVLTGLAAEIAGPAAILVFALNGVVTAFTGLSYAELAASIPKSGGGYAFVREIFDDFASFIMGWMLWFAYMIAGALYALGFAPNFLELLHVYGVVPPPDQVGAVAVPVIDAALPLAFLLAFVAVLGLVALNAVSTAASGSVETIFTIIKVSILVVFVAFGLASPMFSGAEFQPLFPQSSGAAAVLPAMGLTFIAFEGYDLITTVTEEVQNPRENIPKAIFISLAVTVVVYLAVVTVAVGTLGAQGLADAGEAGIATAATSFMPTGLPIIQNGGALIVFGAVFSTLTALNAVVIASSRVAFSMGREGQLLPSIGQIHHRYGTPFVAILASAVVMLGSVALPTQSAGNMSSLFFLLSFVIVNVAVIRLRRERPNMNRPYEMPFYPAPPLIGIALNLLLTGVLVEYLLRTDPLALALSMAWILLGALVYFALKRVREQSDREQAAAATEITPEAED
- a CDS encoding potassium channel family protein; the encoded protein is MTSDLDIIIAGGGRVGFQTAEILADRGHDVTIIERDDRIVSDIADQWIATVIQGDATNPDIIEQAGLERADVIAALTGETGLNLAVCLAAAELTPDIRTVARIDRTGGESYTRFVDAVVFPERAGSRVAANEIIGSDVQTLADVTGNLDIMLIRVADDAPAAGKPLSNVRFPEGTLVVSDANGERIARADTILTPGSSYVVAVEPAVVDEVMHLMRG
- a CDS encoding dihydropteroate synthase: MRTVEIDGLPVGDGHPTRVMSVLNMSSNSGYKPSVYLDPAEAADAIEENLVPAGADIIDVGLQSANPKYESKPVEMEKDRLEEVAPLVDELDADVPLSLETRYAEVAEEAIGHGFDLINDVCGFADPEMKGVVEDHDMPVVKMASPPDLARPGALKSIDDIFEALQRDGFTDKTIIDPAFGGWYDGKEFEDNWEMFRRLREFRAFDRPMLTATNREDFLGDLADQPETENQLAVSLAAATMEVERGAHIIRTHDTRETHDVVKVADALGDERTTRAETEPGPTVAELTDVTLREVARHQALGETVAGGTDDGATLTFLLGDLTDDARASLRAVAEVTDVVVVEKDSGSLYVGGAAVALKVVADSLAEDGHRELAGELRASLSRRV
- a CDS encoding sensor histidine kinase; translated protein: MVAFDLDSFEAVTQQLMAAESEREICEIAMSGISSVFDVPLGALWLYDSDASELQLAASTERADEVFDWPVTYRPGNSLSWEAFEQDEVRTYSELDDEQRQYNENSPVSSEIILPLAEYGVINIGSLAPVTFDGETLRLARMYATHVQAALQKAEREHDLRVQRDRMEQFIGVVSHDLRNPLHVVEGRLELVRETGDLSHLEDAEEGVARMEALIDDLLTLAKKGYAVEDRTAISLDTIVEQTWEMARTADATLRVEGSAPVFGDQNRLKQVFENLFRNAADHAGDDVTVWVGPILDDGTAEIDTADERTEGRVTGFYVADDGPGIPSDELDSLLSVDSFSGSDTGLGLSIVTQIIDAHGWDISVTESRAGGARFEVTDGTKPVSPFHSW
- a CDS encoding phosphotransferase family protein produces the protein MQTPEQDIEAVLTESGPDYEGFQFETPGGGHQSDVYMVTLRHKGEAYEVVVKFKPQGDVPFAVEPCLHDFVAARTDVPVPRILVYEDDPDADVPPYFVTERIHGENLAEEFAGLSTEDRRRVLAQSGRILGDMHSEIGFEAFGRLTLHDDRIIVSDWMGNWREYFESLTRSHLSHLDGTPFEDMTDRAWDCIEPALSMVPEDGVPRLVHDDFRPANLMFEQTEESPITAVLDWQDVLAALPEYNLAQTEFLFIDSSFQDPELRDSLRTVFHEGYQEMRPMEFDEGYERRRPLYQLSTLLWRMAGFEAVFADESGLAAARAEAQYRQQFERLVEEIQAD
- a CDS encoding carbohydrate kinase family protein produces the protein MRVICAGHVNWDVTLHVDHFPKPDGEGRITDRSQSSGGSASNAAVALAGLDADPLVLGSVGRDDHGTMARRELAAAGVETLLVESDEPTAVKYLIVDENGGVAVLGNDGANEAFCASDLPAETLAEADHLHLTGQDPATAATLARDAAAADVPVSFDPGRRLPYRDYSAVLSHADLLFCNDREADHAEDSGLFDTVPTVVVKHGDCGATAYIDDRTVTNAGYPIESVDTAGAGDAFAAGYLLASAEETNPERALAVANACGALAAQSPGAQTTLDWESVWELVDSGQSPETA